One segment of Gossypium arboreum isolate Shixiya-1 unplaced genomic scaffold, ASM2569848v2 Contig00346, whole genome shotgun sequence DNA contains the following:
- the LOC128288929 gene encoding 14-3-3 protein 6-like — protein MATPSAREENVYLAKLAEQAERYEEMVKFMENVVSAVPASDELTVEERNLLSVAYKNVIGARRASWRIVSSIEQKEEGRGNADHVSVIREYRAKIEAELSEICAGILKLLDEKLVPAAGTGDSKVFYLKMKGDYHRYLAEFKTGDDRKAAAENTLTAYKSAQDIANAELAPTHPIRLGLALNFSVFYYEILNSPDRACTLKTEAFDEAIAELDTLGEDSYKDSTLIMQLLRDNLTLWTSDMQDDGTDEIKEAPKQEDEKQP, from the exons ATGGCCACCCCTTCCGCACGTGAGGAAAACGTTTACCTGGCGAAACTCGCCGAGCAAGCCGAGCGCTACGAGGAAATGGTCAAGTTCATGGAGAACGTCGTCTCCGCCGTCCCTGCCTCCGACGAACTCACCGTCGAGGAACGGAACCTCCTCTCTGTCGCCTACAAAAACGTGATCGGCGCTCGCCGTGCCTCTTGGCGGATCGTTTCCTCCATCGAGCAGAAAGAGGAAGGACGTGGCAACGCCGACCACGTCTCTGTCATCCGTGAGTACAGGGCCAAGATCGAGGCCGAATTGTCCGAGATTTGCGCCGGAATTTTGAAGCTTCTCGACGAGAAGCTCGTTCCGGCCGCCGGGACCGGTGATTCCAAGGTCTTTTACCTGAAGATGAAGGGAGATTACCATAGGTACTTGGCTGAGTTCAAGACTGGCGATGACAGGAAAGCGGCTGCCGAGAATACGCTCACTGCGTATAAATCTGCTCAG GACATTGCGAATGCTGAGCTGGCCCCAACTCATCCTATTCGATTAGGATTGGCTCTCAACTTTTCTGTCTTCTACTATGAGATCTTGAACTCTCCTGATCGTGCTTGCACTCTCAAAACAG aGGCTTTTGATGAAGCCATTGCCGAGCTTGATACACTTGGAGAGGATTCATACAAGGACAGCACTTTGATAATGCAACTTCTTCGTGATAACCTCACTTTGTGGACCTCAGACATGCAG GATGATGGGACAGATGAAATCAAAGAAGCTCCCAAACAAGAGGATGAGAAACAACCGTGA